Proteins from a genomic interval of Symmachiella macrocystis:
- a CDS encoding nucleoside hydrolase, with the protein MLLGCLHRLNFRRTMLILIPCFVVPFVSQTATAKEPVKLIFDTDLGDDIDDAMALATIHALQSRGECELLAVTIVKDNELSGPAANAINTFYGRPDIPVGVVKKGVRPQESRFTGSLTNTKNGDKQRYPHTLLSGNDAPNATELLRKTLVGQPDHSVVIAQVGYMTNLARLVNSPPDKISPLNGRDLVAKKVKLLSIMAGNFGPAKNKPEFNVVQDLASSKKLLTDWPTPVVISGYEIGLNIRYPWQSVEKDFGYVKHHPVHEAYLAWDKKPHERPTWDLTSVLYAVRPDHGYFGLSDAGTSTVDDRKLTQFEFDPDGLHRYLTVTPEQIIRVREALVQLTSQPPDVLPEQ; encoded by the coding sequence ATGTTGTTGGGATGTTTGCACCGCTTGAATTTCCGTCGCACCATGTTGATACTGATTCCCTGTTTCGTCGTGCCTTTCGTATCGCAAACTGCTACAGCCAAAGAGCCGGTGAAGTTAATTTTTGACACCGACTTGGGCGATGACATCGACGATGCGATGGCGCTGGCGACCATTCACGCGCTGCAGTCGCGCGGGGAATGCGAATTGTTGGCGGTGACAATTGTCAAAGACAACGAATTGAGCGGACCGGCCGCCAATGCAATCAACACCTTCTACGGCCGCCCGGACATCCCCGTGGGGGTTGTCAAAAAGGGGGTGCGACCACAAGAAAGCCGCTTCACCGGCAGTCTCACGAATACAAAAAATGGCGACAAGCAGCGGTATCCTCACACACTGCTTTCAGGCAATGATGCCCCCAATGCGACCGAATTACTGCGAAAAACGCTTGTCGGGCAGCCCGATCATTCGGTTGTGATCGCGCAGGTCGGATACATGACGAACCTCGCCCGGTTAGTGAACTCGCCGCCGGACAAGATTTCACCACTCAACGGACGGGATTTGGTGGCGAAGAAAGTCAAGCTGCTCTCCATCATGGCGGGCAACTTTGGCCCAGCCAAAAACAAACCGGAATTCAATGTCGTCCAAGACTTGGCGTCGTCGAAAAAACTCTTGACCGATTGGCCGACACCGGTGGTGATCAGCGGTTACGAAATCGGGCTGAATATACGGTACCCATGGCAGAGCGTTGAAAAAGACTTCGGTTACGTCAAGCACCACCCCGTCCACGAAGCCTATTTGGCCTGGGACAAAAAGCCGCATGAGCGGCCGACATGGGATTTAACTAGCGTGCTGTATGCGGTCCGTCCCGATCATGGGTACTTCGGTCTGTCAGATGCGGGAACCTCCACCGTCGATGACCGCAAACTCACACAGTTTGAGTTTGATCCCGATGGATTGCATCGTTACCTGACAGTGACGCCGGAACAAATCATCCGCGTCCGCGAAGCATTGGTCCAATTGACCAGCCAGCCGCCGGATGTGCTGCCGGAACAATAA